The following are from one region of the Gossypium hirsutum isolate 1008001.06 chromosome D03, Gossypium_hirsutum_v2.1, whole genome shotgun sequence genome:
- the LOC107961966 gene encoding double-stranded RNA-binding protein 2: MYKNQLQELAQRSCFNLPSYTCIREGPDHAPRFKATVNFNGETFESPHYCSTLRQAEHSAAEVALQSLSNRGPSHSLAARILDETGVYKNLLQEIAQRVGAPLPQYTTFRSGLGHLPIFTGTVELAGIRFTGEPAKSKKQAEKNAAMAAWMSLKLLAKETASSSSEPENNDELEQITIARALLNYRIKEKMAMANSSNAPILFTKKFPSQNPRPTSPQPPATTSKILPLICPKVVPRNRSMSATANEKPVLTSSQTPTPESRGVRPQKFPAAGAAPYVPIRQLRTPCCGIAPPVTIRTAVPVFSAPPRPAPSAVSPQPPTSAVPTHPAQPAQSVLPPHQLPATLPSQVLRAPPVRIAQAVTIRQVVPVFAAPPVRKEDKQSVPLRNEDITTATAAPPPNQSPTQAEEAASTILKNLQESETIQSLEQLKI, translated from the exons ATGTATAAGAACCAGCTACAAGAGCTGGCGCAGAGGAGCTGCTTTAATCTCCCTTCCTATACGTGCATTAGGGAAGGTCCCGACCACGCGCCAAGGTTCAAAGCCACCGTTAACTTCAACGGCGAAACCTTCGAGAGCCCTCACTATTGTTCGACTCTCCGTCAAGCCGAACACTCCGCCGCTGAAGTGGCGCTCCAGTCCCTCTCTAATCGTGGACCTTCTCACTCCCTCGCCGCTCGAATCCTA GATGAGACAGGAGTTTATAAGAACCTCTTACAGGAAATTGCACAAAGAGTTGGGGCTCCGTTGCCTCAGTATACAACATTTAGATCAGGTCTCGGGCACCTGCCTATTTTTACGGGAACGGTTGAATTGGCCGGAATCAGATTCACCGGGGAACCAGCCAAGAGCAAGAAACAAGCAGAAAAGAATGCAGCCATGGCAGCTTGGATGTCTCTAAAACTAT TGGCAAAAGAAACTGCAAGTTCTTCTTCGGAGCCAGAGAACAATGATGAGCTTGAACAGATCACGATAGCTCGGGCTTTGTTGAATTACAGAATAAAGGAAAAGATGGCTATGGCAAACTCCTCCAATGCTCCAATACTATTTACAAAGAAGTTTCCTAGTCAGAATCCTAGACCAACAAGTCCACAGCCTCCTGCTACCACCTCGAAAATCCTTCCTTTAATCTGCCCGAAGGTGGTTCCTCGAAACAGATCTATGTCAGCAACAGCAAATGAGAAGCCCGTACTGACATCATCGCAAACACCTACTCCTGAAAGCCGTGGTGTTCGTCCACAGAAATTCCCTGCAGCTGGAGCAGCGCCTTATGTTCCCATCAGACAATTAAGGACACCTTGCTGTGGCATTGCTCCACCAGTGACAATAAGAACTGCAGTGCCTGTTTTCTCTGCACCTCCGCGTCCAGCACCATCTGCAGTATCTCCTCAGCCACCGACATCAGCGGTTCCTACTCATCCCGCTCAACCAGCACAATCTGTTCTTCCTCCTCATCAACTGCCAGCGACACTCCCCTCTCAAGTGCTGCGAGCTCCTCCAGTACGAATTGCCCAAGCAGTCACCATTAGGCAAGTGGTTCCTGTATTTGCTGCTCCACCGGTACGGAAAGAAGATAAACAATCCGTTCCTCTCAGAAATGAAGATATCACAACCGCTACTGCTGCTCCCCCGCCTAACCAATCACCTACTCAAGCAGAGGAAGCAGCAAGCACAATATTGAAGAACCTGCAAGAATCTGAGACGATACAGAGTTTAGAACAACTCAAAATCTGA